One stretch of Microvirga lotononidis DNA includes these proteins:
- a CDS encoding bifunctional diguanylate cyclase/phosphodiesterase, with amino-acid sequence MMEYAGSSTLPPWEEVDRLAALQKYDILDTAPEIEFDNIARIAAHICDAPFAFISFLDERRQWFKSKIGFEIRETPREFSICNHAIQQPGVFVVRDIAADPRFRREHADGSAMPSFYAGAALRTKDGLPLGMLCVLDYEARPSGLSRPQEDALTALAETVMTQLDLKLATRMAADSEEFTRRLLASSNDWIKVFDLQGHLRFMSRGGLREKEAADFSSTDGVDWASFWSGAASEDASEAFEKAKAGGTGRFQASRETTTGTRQWWDVVTTAIMNRDGTPQGCLCISRDVTEFRKAEQNLRKSERRLRTLVEAMPLSFTSPQIVWFSDADGELTYCSDVWYEYTGLGTDTGCKEWHSVIHPLHRDSILGLWKASIRKGITFEMEMPLRRASDGMHRWFIVRGEPLKNEQGKVEQWFGIALDIHERKQSEQALSASEERLQLALKAAHMIAWELNPQTGITTRSDNSLALLGIQPGADKTFMTGLHPDDHHKVEDFLERIQISGSDSVECRYIMPSGAIRWLRARAERAAPDRIVGVTFDISEQREAEEEIWRSANHDGLTRLPNRNLFQRRLEAALNAAKQNDTCVSLLLIDLDDFKDINDTLGHDAGDALLQETARRLSAMVRSCDTVARIGGDEFAVLVIDPLRLENATRLGALIAEMLRQPFTYQKRSLVSRVSIGIAAFPDHDGTPAELVKDADIAMYQAKSQGRNRVVTYSPEMRQVLEQRVSLGRGMREALANDEIIPFYQPKVSLATGEIVGLEALARWQHPTKGILTPGFFGAVFEDHEIAASIGKLLTSKVAADVRQWLDQDLPFGRIALNLSPAEFGQSHLVDTMLRTLDWMKVPPSSFEVEVTETVLLGRNANNVSSALTQFRESGIQIALDDFGTGYASLTHLKQFPVDHIKIDRSFVRDLEKDSDDEAIITAVISLGRSLQLQVTAEGVETHGQARRLRELGCDHAQGYLYAKPMAASQIPDLVKRWNAMLIKPRKERNERLRSSGISL; translated from the coding sequence ATGATGGAATATGCTGGTTCCAGCACTCTTCCTCCATGGGAGGAGGTCGATCGTCTTGCTGCGCTCCAGAAATATGACATTCTGGATACCGCACCAGAGATCGAGTTCGATAACATCGCCCGGATCGCGGCCCACATCTGCGATGCGCCGTTCGCTTTCATTTCCTTCCTGGACGAGCGCAGGCAGTGGTTCAAATCCAAGATTGGGTTTGAGATCCGCGAGACGCCGCGTGAGTTCTCCATTTGCAACCATGCGATCCAGCAGCCCGGCGTATTCGTTGTTCGCGATATCGCTGCCGATCCTCGGTTTAGGAGAGAGCATGCGGATGGCAGCGCAATGCCGTCGTTCTATGCCGGGGCCGCTTTAAGAACCAAGGATGGCTTGCCGCTCGGAATGCTGTGCGTGCTCGATTACGAGGCACGCCCCTCTGGCTTGAGCAGGCCGCAGGAAGACGCACTGACCGCTCTCGCTGAGACGGTCATGACTCAACTCGATCTGAAGCTTGCCACGAGAATGGCAGCAGACAGTGAGGAGTTCACGCGGCGCCTTCTGGCAAGTTCGAATGATTGGATCAAGGTTTTCGACCTGCAGGGACACCTGCGCTTCATGAGCCGCGGCGGGCTGCGCGAAAAGGAAGCAGCAGACTTCAGCTCGACTGACGGGGTCGACTGGGCGTCCTTCTGGAGCGGCGCAGCATCGGAAGATGCCTCTGAAGCTTTCGAGAAGGCCAAAGCCGGTGGAACCGGACGCTTTCAGGCGTCCCGCGAAACTACGACAGGAACGCGGCAATGGTGGGATGTCGTCACGACGGCCATCATGAATCGGGACGGAACCCCACAAGGGTGCCTGTGCATCTCTCGCGACGTTACGGAGTTCCGAAAAGCGGAACAGAACCTGCGCAAGAGCGAAAGGCGCCTCCGTACGCTCGTCGAAGCGATGCCGCTCTCCTTCACCTCTCCGCAGATCGTTTGGTTCAGCGATGCGGATGGCGAGCTCACTTATTGTAGTGACGTTTGGTATGAGTATACGGGATTAGGAACTGACACCGGCTGCAAGGAATGGCATTCGGTCATCCACCCGCTGCACCGGGATAGCATCCTGGGGTTATGGAAGGCTTCCATCAGGAAGGGCATAACTTTTGAAATGGAGATGCCCCTTCGGCGTGCATCTGATGGGATGCATCGCTGGTTCATCGTCCGAGGCGAGCCTCTCAAGAATGAGCAGGGCAAGGTCGAGCAATGGTTCGGCATCGCCTTGGATATTCACGAACGCAAGCAGTCCGAACAGGCCTTGAGCGCGAGCGAGGAGCGCCTTCAACTTGCATTGAAGGCAGCCCATATGATTGCGTGGGAACTCAATCCGCAGACCGGGATCACGACACGATCAGACAATTCGCTCGCGCTTCTGGGAATCCAGCCTGGAGCCGACAAGACCTTTATGACAGGCCTTCACCCTGATGATCACCACAAGGTTGAAGACTTCCTGGAGAGAATACAAATCAGCGGATCGGACTCGGTCGAGTGCCGCTACATCATGCCAAGCGGAGCGATCCGGTGGCTGCGCGCGCGCGCGGAAAGAGCGGCGCCTGATCGTATCGTCGGCGTAACGTTCGACATCAGCGAGCAGAGGGAAGCGGAGGAGGAAATATGGCGTTCGGCCAATCATGACGGACTGACGCGTCTTCCCAATCGCAATCTCTTTCAACGCCGCCTCGAGGCAGCTCTGAACGCAGCCAAGCAGAACGACACATGCGTGAGTCTGCTCTTGATCGACCTGGACGATTTCAAGGATATCAACGACACTCTCGGGCACGATGCGGGAGATGCCTTGCTTCAGGAGACCGCGCGTCGCCTCTCCGCCATGGTTCGCAGCTGTGACACCGTAGCCCGGATCGGAGGCGACGAGTTCGCCGTGCTCGTCATCGACCCGCTGAGACTCGAGAATGCCACGCGCCTGGGTGCCCTGATTGCCGAGATGCTGCGCCAGCCCTTCACCTATCAGAAGCGGTCTCTCGTCAGCCGGGTAAGCATCGGCATCGCGGCCTTTCCAGACCACGATGGAACGCCGGCGGAGTTGGTCAAGGACGCGGACATTGCGATGTACCAGGCAAAATCGCAAGGACGGAACCGGGTCGTCACCTACTCGCCTGAGATGCGCCAGGTGCTCGAGCAGCGTGTCTCCCTCGGACGCGGAATGCGCGAGGCCCTCGCCAACGATGAAATCATTCCGTTCTATCAGCCTAAGGTAAGCCTCGCGACAGGCGAAATCGTGGGTCTTGAAGCACTGGCGCGCTGGCAGCACCCGACGAAAGGCATCCTGACGCCCGGCTTCTTCGGAGCCGTGTTCGAAGATCATGAAATTGCGGCCTCCATCGGCAAGCTCCTGACCTCGAAAGTCGCGGCCGACGTGCGCCAGTGGCTCGATCAGGACCTTCCATTCGGCCGTATTGCGCTCAATCTGTCGCCAGCCGAGTTCGGCCAGTCGCATCTCGTGGATACGATGCTGAGGACCCTCGACTGGATGAAGGTACCGCCGAGTTCCTTCGAGGTCGAGGTCACGGAAACGGTTCTGCTGGGCAGAAACGCCAATAACGTTTCCTCCGCACTGACACAGTTCCGCGAAAGTGGGATCCAGATTGCACTCGATGATTTCGGCACCGGCTATGCTTCTCTGACTCATCTGAAGCAGTTCCCTGTGGATCATATCAAGATCGACCGCAGCTTCGTGCGGGATCTGGAGAAGGATTCCGACGATGAGGCGATCATCACTGCCGTCATCAGCCTTGGTCGAAGCCTGCAGCTCCAAGTGACGGCAGAGGGCGTGGAAACACATGGCCAAGCGCGCCGGCTGCGCGAGTTGGGCTGCGACCATGCTCAGGGCTATCTCTATGCAAAGCCGATGGCCGCCTCCCAAATCCCGGATCTCGTGAAGCGCTGGAACGCGATGCTCATAAAACCGCGCAAGGAGCGAAACGAAAGGCTGCGAAGCAGCGGGATTTCCCTGTGA
- a CDS encoding response regulator transcription factor, translating into MYIVVDDRQMVTSGYVASFKREGISSLGLYADEFTDWLESASDADLEAVQGFVLGTFEERVHSAESIRRYSKAPIIALSDVRSLEETLELFTAKFDDVVRKPVHVREILARSEAIWRRVNANAGKKTQSDNDRLKVFFDGRDPEIDGLPLSLPRRERHILEYLVRKRGHRLTKKQIFDAVYGIYSDDVEDSVVEGHISKLRKKLRQRLGYDPIDAKRYIGYSYVGAAS; encoded by the coding sequence ATGTATATCGTCGTCGATGACCGGCAGATGGTTACGTCCGGATATGTTGCGAGCTTCAAGCGAGAAGGCATATCCTCCCTTGGCTTATATGCAGATGAATTTACCGATTGGTTGGAATCGGCATCGGATGCAGATCTCGAGGCTGTTCAGGGCTTCGTTCTAGGAACCTTCGAAGAGCGGGTTCATTCTGCCGAGAGCATTCGCCGCTATTCCAAGGCTCCCATCATCGCTTTGAGCGATGTCCGCTCTCTCGAAGAGACGCTCGAACTCTTCACGGCGAAGTTCGACGACGTCGTCCGTAAGCCTGTCCATGTCCGGGAGATCTTGGCCCGCTCGGAAGCGATCTGGCGAAGGGTCAATGCGAACGCAGGAAAGAAGACGCAGAGCGATAACGACCGTCTCAAGGTCTTCTTCGATGGTCGCGATCCGGAGATCGACGGGTTGCCCCTGTCGCTTCCTCGCCGCGAGCGGCATATCCTCGAGTATCTCGTTCGAAAGAGAGGTCATCGCCTGACCAAGAAGCAGATCTTCGACGCGGTCTATGGAATCTACAGCGACGATGTGGAGGACAGCGTCGTTGAGGGGCATATCAGCAAGCTTCGTAAGAAGCTTCGTCAGCGCCTCGGCTATGATCCCATCGATGCAAAGCGGTACATTGGATATTCCTACGTCGGAGCGGCCTCCTGA
- a CDS encoding hybrid sensor histidine kinase/response regulator, giving the protein MDDLLLEFLTETNEHLETVDVEMVRFEQDPNNEAILSNIFRLVHTIKGTCGFLGLPRLEALAHAAETLMGKFRDGMPVTTPAVSLILVTLDRIKEILGELERQGAEPEGSDNDLIEQLERMASQEAPAPEAASAPSSQQASGQLVYQVLERELRPGEVSLDELERAFQEAPGPAKASTSGTLTYQVLERPLKPGEVSLDELERAFREAPGPAPLVIEKPSAPSVKEEVPLPSSPQAAKKNTEASDSSEGGEGIAGKVQTIRVNVDTLEHLMTMVSELVLTRNQLLEIARRSSEDHGYKVPLQRLSQVTAELQDGVMKTRMQPIGNAWQKLPRVVRDLSNELSKKIELVMQGADTELDRQVLEVIKDPLTHMVRNSADHGIESPADRKAAGKPEKGTIRLNAYHEGGSITIEIADDGKGLNFAAIRKKAVERGIAGDAEVERMSDAQVAKFIFHPGFSTAAKVTSVSGRGVGMDVVKTNIELIGGTVDIRSEQGRGTTFTIKIPLTLAIVAALIVASKDQRFAIPQVAVSELVRVSPASEHSIERINGTPILRLRDRLLPIVPLSKVMGLSTDEDANHGFVVVTQVAHQRFGILVDGVFHTEEIVVKPMSSKLRHIQLFSGNTILGDGAVVLIIDPNGLARMVGSGADTNEFQTDAGLEQTVAAAEELTSLLVFRGGGESLKAVPLSLVTRLEEIDASTIEWSSGRPVVQYRGRLMPLVSCDEELAIKRQGMQSLLVFSDGEVSMGLAVAEIVDIVEDKLDVELLAERSDLVGSAVVRGRTTEIVNIAHYLPMVLETWSRKDRRNGPDRSLLLVDSSTFFRDMLVPVLKASGYRVQTASTAQEAVRLLSNGLQVDVVVTDLELTGHSGFALVASLRADPHHSATPVIGMTVKPDPQQIALARKLRISEIVSKIDRRGLLAALAELNASLEEAA; this is encoded by the coding sequence ATGGACGACCTTCTTCTTGAGTTTCTCACCGAGACCAACGAGCATCTCGAGACGGTCGATGTGGAGATGGTCCGCTTCGAGCAGGACCCGAACAACGAAGCGATTCTCAGCAACATCTTCCGCCTGGTTCATACGATCAAGGGGACCTGCGGCTTCCTCGGCTTGCCCCGCCTCGAGGCGCTTGCGCATGCGGCCGAGACCCTGATGGGGAAGTTCCGCGATGGGATGCCGGTTACGACTCCTGCGGTTTCGCTGATCCTCGTGACGCTCGACCGGATCAAGGAGATTCTCGGAGAACTGGAGCGCCAGGGCGCGGAGCCGGAAGGTTCTGACAACGACCTGATCGAGCAGCTGGAACGAATGGCCTCGCAGGAGGCGCCCGCTCCCGAAGCGGCTTCGGCGCCGTCGTCGCAACAGGCATCGGGACAATTGGTATATCAGGTGCTTGAACGGGAACTGCGTCCGGGAGAAGTTTCGCTCGATGAACTCGAGAGGGCATTTCAGGAGGCGCCGGGCCCTGCAAAGGCGTCGACATCCGGTACCCTGACGTATCAGGTGCTCGAACGGCCCCTGAAGCCAGGCGAAGTGTCCCTCGACGAACTCGAGCGCGCCTTCCGTGAGGCGCCGGGACCGGCTCCGCTCGTCATCGAGAAGCCGTCTGCGCCTTCCGTGAAAGAGGAGGTACCGCTTCCGTCGTCCCCTCAAGCCGCCAAGAAGAATACCGAGGCCTCGGATTCGAGCGAGGGCGGGGAAGGGATAGCCGGCAAGGTCCAAACCATCCGCGTCAATGTCGATACGCTCGAGCACCTGATGACCATGGTGTCGGAGCTCGTTCTGACACGCAATCAGCTGCTCGAGATCGCCCGGCGGAGCTCCGAGGATCACGGCTACAAGGTGCCTCTGCAGCGTCTTTCGCAAGTCACGGCCGAGCTGCAGGACGGCGTCATGAAGACCCGCATGCAGCCTATCGGGAACGCATGGCAGAAGCTGCCGCGTGTCGTTCGCGACCTATCCAACGAGCTTTCGAAGAAGATCGAGCTCGTGATGCAGGGAGCCGACACCGAGCTCGACCGACAAGTACTGGAGGTGATCAAGGATCCCCTGACGCATATGGTCCGCAACTCGGCCGATCATGGGATCGAGAGCCCGGCGGATCGCAAGGCAGCCGGTAAGCCCGAGAAGGGCACGATCCGCCTCAACGCGTATCATGAGGGTGGCTCGATCACCATCGAGATCGCCGATGACGGCAAGGGGCTTAACTTCGCGGCCATCCGCAAGAAAGCCGTGGAAAGGGGCATTGCTGGCGACGCTGAAGTGGAGCGGATGAGCGATGCCCAAGTGGCCAAGTTCATCTTCCATCCCGGCTTCTCAACCGCCGCGAAGGTGACCTCGGTGTCCGGTCGTGGCGTCGGCATGGATGTGGTCAAGACGAATATCGAGCTGATCGGCGGCACGGTGGACATCCGTTCCGAGCAGGGGCGCGGGACGACTTTCACGATCAAGATTCCGCTGACCCTAGCCATCGTCGCGGCGCTCATCGTGGCTTCCAAGGATCAGCGCTTCGCCATTCCGCAGGTGGCCGTGTCGGAGCTCGTCAGGGTCTCTCCCGCCTCGGAACATTCCATTGAACGGATCAACGGTACGCCCATCCTGCGCCTGCGCGACCGGTTGCTGCCGATCGTCCCGCTTTCGAAGGTCATGGGCCTCTCCACGGATGAAGATGCGAACCATGGCTTCGTGGTCGTCACGCAGGTTGCTCATCAGCGCTTCGGCATCCTGGTGGACGGAGTCTTCCATACGGAGGAAATCGTCGTCAAGCCGATGTCGTCCAAGCTGAGGCATATTCAGCTCTTCTCCGGCAACACGATTCTCGGTGACGGGGCCGTGGTGCTCATCATCGACCCCAATGGTCTCGCCCGGATGGTCGGATCGGGCGCCGATACCAACGAGTTCCAGACCGATGCAGGTCTCGAGCAGACGGTAGCGGCCGCGGAGGAACTGACGAGCCTTCTCGTCTTCCGCGGCGGAGGCGAAAGCCTCAAGGCGGTGCCTTTATCCTTGGTGACGCGCCTTGAGGAAATCGACGCCTCCACGATCGAGTGGTCGAGCGGACGGCCGGTGGTCCAGTACCGCGGGCGTTTGATGCCGCTGGTGTCCTGCGACGAGGAACTCGCCATCAAGCGGCAAGGCATGCAATCCCTGTTGGTGTTCTCCGATGGTGAAGTCTCCATGGGGCTCGCAGTCGCCGAGATCGTGGATATCGTCGAAGACAAGCTCGATGTAGAACTGCTCGCGGAGCGCTCGGATCTCGTCGGATCCGCCGTCGTTCGTGGCCGCACTACGGAAATCGTCAACATCGCCCATTACCTCCCGATGGTACTCGAGACATGGTCTCGCAAAGATCGGCGCAACGGGCCGGACAGGTCCCTGCTCCTGGTCGACAGCTCGACCTTCTTCCGCGACATGCTCGTCCCTGTCCTCAAGGCATCGGGCTATCGTGTCCAGACGGCCTCGACAGCCCAGGAAGCCGTTCGCCTGCTGTCCAACGGATTGCAGGTCGACGTGGTCGTAACGGATCTGGAACTCACGGGGCATTCGGGCTTCGCGCTCGTGGCCTCCTTGAGGGCAGACCCGCACCACAGCGCGACGCCCGTCATCGGCATGACCGTCAAGCCCGACCCGCAGCAGATCGCCCTGGCGAGAAAGCTGCGCATCTCAGAAATCGTTTCGAAGATCGACAGGCGTGGGCTGCTCGCCGCATTGGCCGAGCTCAACGCGTCTCTTGAAGAGGCTGCATGA
- a CDS encoding chemotaxis protein CheW produces the protein MKPIEPITSAVTKGASKQMEFVTVMVAGQLLGLPISRVHDVFVVSEMTTVPLAPGEIAGLLNLRGRVVTAVSLRRRLGLGDAGGTERRMAVGLENHGEAYGLLVDEVGEVLKLDPDGMQPNPVHMDRGWVGLSQGVHQLHDKLLIVLDVDAVLAFETEREAA, from the coding sequence ATGAAACCGATCGAACCGATCACATCCGCGGTGACCAAGGGAGCTTCCAAGCAGATGGAGTTCGTAACGGTCATGGTTGCGGGGCAACTGCTCGGCCTGCCCATAAGCCGGGTTCACGATGTTTTCGTCGTCAGCGAGATGACCACCGTGCCGCTGGCGCCCGGTGAGATTGCAGGCCTTCTGAACCTGCGCGGCCGGGTCGTCACCGCGGTCTCGCTTCGGCGGCGTCTGGGCCTCGGCGATGCCGGCGGAACGGAGCGTCGGATGGCCGTAGGGCTGGAGAATCACGGTGAGGCTTATGGCTTGCTCGTGGACGAGGTCGGAGAGGTCCTCAAGCTCGATCCGGACGGGATGCAGCCCAATCCGGTCCATATGGACCGAGGCTGGGTCGGCCTGTCGCAAGGGGTGCATCAGCTGCACGATAAGCTGCTGATCGTCCTAGACGTGGATGCTGTCCTGGCCTTCGAGACCGAACGGGAAGCAGCGTAA